tatgttccaattttcatgaaatattgagttttcaCGGACTGAGGTTACATCCCaacaaacattcaaatttttactgaaaactaacacattttaacaccaaacgatggtcgtagttttcccaaaaagaaagcgagtccaaaattatcatcaaaataataatagttTTGCaccgaaatgtaggcaacaatttaggcATGTGTAGATTCCTCTTAATAGTGTACAATTCAAAACATTGAATGCCTAATAATTTCCAACTCACAGATTAAGTCTGTAGAACTGGGACTGGTGTTTCAATTCTGTGATATTAATGCGACCTGGTGGATGATGTCGAAAACGTTCATAAAAGATTTCATAACAAGTCCTTTAtgttcaaaaatctttttttttcatttttcgccctccgctgaaacttcAGAAGCCTTGGTTGtgaaaaaagttgtgtttacctcggggaaaaagttggaaattgcattttctcgggtgacttGTAGCGCTCGACACTCTTAAAATGgagtttcaacttttttccctTCGTTGTCCAAGTAACTATTTATCCAACAGAATCATTGGAAAGCGTGATATCATACCTCAAGATAACATTCAGTTGCAGGTTTACATTTCAGTTCGTTGAATATCTAGTCGAGAATGGGTGTAATTTCATagttttttctttgtcatcTGGGCGTTGTTTAAACGTTGTTTTTAGATCCCCTAGAGTCCCTCTACTTTAAACACTTTGACATGTACCCCTtgagtttaaaatttatttttcctcaGTAGAACTGTGATTTGTAAATTGGGTCGTTTAggccaaggttctgaaagaacagggaCACTTACGAAAGCGTTTgcaacaaatttgttttgttaagttgaaatcatCATATTCACAATACTATTTGCCACCACagagaaatttttatgtcaCGATCAACTCTTTCAGATCCTTGGTTTAGGCCTGTTTATTGATTAATGAAcgagtaaataaattaaataaataaaagactTCAAATACTTATAAACAAATTGTATGTatttacaaaaagaatttttatttttacactttgACTTATTGCTAAATATTAGGAAGATACATTCAGTCCAAGCTTATTCGaaatgttagaaaaaaacCAAATGTTTGAGTGGTTAAAAtcgttaaaatgttttttttttgtaaaagtttaaACACCTGTTCCATGCAAGAAACAATTTTAGTTCATCTTATGtacatttaaataatttttattacagGAGTTGATGCGATTTGATGTTAGGATTCTCTATGGATCACGATGTAGCTATTGGTAGTTGTGTTTGCAGTTCGACTTGATGTTCATGGTGCtcgataaatctaaaaaacgCCATTTTCATGCAACTTCGACCAATGTAGGATTAATGTAGATCATTCCAAAGCGGCAAAGTAAGAGCTTCAGTTGAACTAATGCGTCGTGTGGGCTCGTGTTGCAGCATTCTTTCCATGGCATAAAATAGATCATCAAGGTATTGGCTGTCGTCCATTCGAAAGTCTTCCAAAGGTCGTCGATTATACTGTGCATGTTCTTCGGCGTTGCTCCAATTAAAATCCAAATTTCCGTTTTTGAAATACGTTGTGTTCGATGCATTTGTCATTTCTTCTGGAATTTTCCCGATTATTGCTTCCATCAGCGCCAAATGCTCATAGTCATATTCAGTTGGGAAAAGCAGCTTTCCAGAATACAGCTCGAACAATATGCATCCAAGTGCCCAGACGTCGCAAGTGTCATTCCAGTCCAGTCTTAATATCACCTCTGGGGATCGGTAATATCTCGTTCCTATTATTTCCGGGTGATATTCGCCATCACGGACTACATTTCCGAAGTCACCGAGACGAATATTTGTAGATCGTAGACGTTTCAATTCCAAGTTCCTTTCTTCACAGTAGACAGTTGTGTAGCTTGAATTCACGAAGAGAATGTTTTCTGTCTTCAGATCGGTGTGAGTGATGTGGTTTTCATGTAGAAATGAAACCGCTGCACATAGCTGGTGACCGATGTGTTGGACCTCGTCAAGCAAAAACGGTTGAAAGTGGTTGTCCTTCATGAAATCGTAGACACTGGAGCCCAATAGCGGAAACGCTATGCATATATGTCCGCCACAGGAAAACCAGCTGATCATGTGTACGCATAAGCAGCTTTTCATGTCGTCCCTTGATCCAATCACCTTCAGAGCGATCACTTCATCCATCACTGATTTTCTTTGACCTGGCTGGTTTTTAACCACTTTTAATGCAGCAGCTTGGCCCGTATTTATGTCTCGCACTTTCATAACCCGTCCGAATGTTCCTTCGCCAAGCTCGGTTTCAACTATATAATCACCGATCTGCTGGCCAGTATACCATTTTATATGTCCTGTATCATCCGTCAACAATTCCTTGGGTTCATTGGGCTGCGTTTTAAGTCTTTTCGCACTGTTATCACTATCACAATCACTGTcccagtcactttcgctgctATGGGATTCTCTTGCATATTCAACAATGTCCTGCGTTTTGCTCTTTTTTGCACTATTCTCACTATCACTGTCCCAATCACTTTCGTCCAAGTGCTGCGTTTTACGCTTCTTTGCACTGTTATCACAATCACTGTTATCACAATCACTGTTATCACAATCACTGCTATCACAATCACTGTCCCAATCACTTTCGGTGCTCTTAtaatgattcattttactatttaTAACTTTGTGCGTGCGTTTTAATAAGAGTTTTAATTGTCctttatttattcaaacttATTTTGCGTTATAATTTCAAGTTTTCGTGTTAAAtcttaagattttttttaaaatagcaAATCTGAGTCAACAAGTGTTTCACTTGAAGACTGTAAGTATTCTGAGGATTTGACAAAAAGCTGTTCCTATTTATACACTGTACTGACGGTTTAGGCTCACTCTCGCTTGAGATTTGTGACAATAGAAAAGAGGCGTgggtcacgtaaacggaggcaaaatggaaacaaaacCGATTAACTGTGAGACTTTAAATGCGTCAGCATATCGACGcaaaaagtattttcgcaGCTTTACCCTAATGCGAATaacaaagacaaaaaatttcgtttttgtgtattttaacttttaaccCGTTTTAACTCCGACAAGAACAGCAATAACATGtgtcttaaaaaaaaaatcctatttTTATTGCCCTTTACCTGGTTGATAACTCGTCACTGCACTACATACATTGTGCTACACAAAGGGAAAAGAAACCTGCGACGTAGGTCATAATTGCTTAtcccaaaattacatttacaaAGCAATTATTAACCGGAAAACAAatataaacatagctaacgccgacccgtacgaaacacctattcgtatcaaaagcctttaatgtgaaactcttcatttctcttacttcattttcttctctgctgaaaaactattctccctttaaaatcacttacattatccactctttgccttgttatcatatacaactaaattgccggaggcaatatagacagccccgtacgaagacaaatttcataaattcctatttaaacagctatataccgctatatttaactatatttcactataaataaacatttcacagataaatatatgctattatatagctctatatgcctgtatatagctcaatatagctcaatatagctgtatataggtatatatagatgtccgtatatggaatccctgaaaccccacacacataacaaattatttccatgttaacagaaactctctaagtatcatttttcccaagatatttctattttactaaaatccaatatggccgccggcagccattttgttaggagaccggaaatagtaccgacgctttacattcgttaatacctttcaaacaaaaaaaaattcatgaaattcggtcaaaatttactcgagatattgtcaaaatacaccacgttcactgtacttccgagtagccagataagagctcactccaagagacctagctcacgctccggagaacataatgtCATAtctacctatctaataaagctaaaacagacgaaatatgttcaaatgtggccgacctacaagcaaaaactgcttgccgccctgtgcctgttccacaccaaggggtctaactcacgagtcggtcatccgatttccataaactttttttttgtcgatcggtattgtaaataccttttatttgacgtatcacttacacgtttaaatgtccggagatatctccgaaaaaccgtaaagcacttattgggccacagctcgggaggggtcgatccaaaatcactcatcttcgaacttagcctgtcttttgacattaccaaacgggaaaaaaagaattttcaaaatcggatgcgttttactcaagttatcgtgcagacagacagacggacagacggacatttttttttcgcggatttggcatctctagacaaccacaataggtttccccttactcagggagtccaattcgacgtgttacaaacgtatgcgtaaacctataagaccccagtacttcgtacgggtctaaaaagtttaatatttaactttttgtaacattttaaaCGATTTACTAATGGGATACGATTTACTTTATTTGGGCTTACCAGTGGAATTTTCCGTTAACAAGATTTTTGATTTACCTTATCTTACCACGGCGAATATAGTTACACATTTTCTCTTTTGTACGAagatttttttgctttctgtGGGCTGTATGATGGTACCTTTTGTTACCTGTCAAGAAACTTTTTCGATATGAAAACATTAAATACCGGCAGACCAGAATGACTAACTACCAGTATGTATACAAAGGAAACTacggaaaatataaaaaatgtacaataaTGAGGTTCGAGCGTCATATCATTATCTCAAATCAGGACTATCGATACTTTTTGAACTCATCCTTCTACCATCTACTAGAACAAAATTCTAACACATCCTAACTGTTCACGTTATTATTCAGTCCgaatttctttcgattaaGATATCGCTTGAAGCCTTGCTTGAAGCTATCTAGATTTGTATGCAAAGTACACCAAGGGCCTAGTAGCTACCTCACTCCGAGAGATACCGCTGACTTTCAGGTGGAATTAAAAGTGTTACATGATATGTTCTCAGCATACTGTGCTAGAGGTACACGaggaaaaccattttccattagatgcttaagagtcaattcgccaaaacgtCGAACAGTCGGGATTCAAGCTGATGGCGATCCAAACGAGctatggctcaaatgaatcctcgttcaattctgaaaatatcgtggaacaactttttccccaaattttttttgttggactgACGTGGCCCTTAGAAAAATTTCCGGAGTTGTcgtgaaaatcgttttttatcaatagCTCCAACATGCGAGatgtgaataatgtcaaattgtgtACGCTTATGAAGGTCGATGTGCTGAATATTATTGACCAACAAACGCCGATGTACGTTCAATAAGCGACCAATTCGGAGAAAACTTTTCTAAAGGCCATGTCagcccaacaaaaatttttcgggaaaaaagttgttccacgatatTATCAGAATTGATCgacgattcatttgagccatagTTCGTTTGCTGGAATCCCGATTCCATATaagctgttcgaagttttggcgaattgactcttaatgtatagattgtggaaattgttatcgtcaataccgcaaaaatcagcgatgacGCTGCCTTCGAGTCAGTGGGTGagataagaaatttaaaaatcaaaatcatttgttaggaaattaaattgtccatgaaaatattgttcgctGAAGTGACATCagtgaccgacttgccgacagcgtcaatcattgagagtcctgtgaaatagtgatcaaatccacaatctattatAGTGGtgtttaacctgttacaaacggcaagcaTCTGACCAGTCATCGGGTCTATTAGTTCCatagatcaaagtatttttaatctgttaatttcaaatcttgtacttcaattttttaacatgaattttattatataaaggaccatattaccaagagcttgtcattatttttgtcgtcgttatcgataacagatgaatagccgtatgtgacaggtatCAGTTTATCTTGGAATTGTTGCATTTCTTATCCAATATCCTATCAAATCACTTGCGAAAGAGGGCAAGCAACTGCAACACTTTAAATCAATAGAAAGTTCTTAGCTCGttcggaaaataatttatttaattgacatttaaaatgaaaatattatctaGACAAATCGTTGACAAGGGACATCTTATAGGAATAAATTTATGgccaagttaaaaaaaaaggcaGAGGCACGCACCGCACACTGGAGTACATATACCACACGAAACTGAAACTTATATCATCTCGTAATAATAGAGATATGTGGAgaagaaaaagagaaatggTGTACAGTATATATAGACACAGCCAAACACACGATATGGGAAAATATGTTTCCCGACAAGAAAATTCGTTATAAAAAGGAGGCTTATTATTCCTCATGAGTTCGATATTAtggataaaaattgaatttatgacaCAATTTCGTTTTGTGTGCTCGGTGTGTGGTCGGGGGGATTTTCGATACGATCTGTGGAGATTCTTTCTGTTTTACGATATTGAATTCACACAAAAGTTTTagacttttttgttgttcttgttcattttcttgtttgtgtttttttaagtGACAAGACGTCTccactttttttgtgtgtgtgaaaGTGATACAATCGGGAAATAAGGTCTTCGTGCACACACAGAGATTGTCAATTAGATGTAGCTTCTTGTTTCAGCGACAAACGaggaaaaagaaacttttcctTAACTTCACACAGTTGGGAATGTTCATTTGATTACAGAGATCCACTTCACACGCGATATGTGGTACTGATATTCTCGAAGTTCATTTCGTACATAATACAAACTGtggaaaaatcgaaattggaaaatgctTACATAATGGCAACGTTTTCGCATCCATAATGATCAAAGTGGCGCCGCAAAGTCAGTCATATCAAAGCTACTTTTTTTCGGATTCTTGCATACGGTGCTGGTTAATATTCGAGTCACgcaatcaacaacaaaaaaagggTGTtaaacagaaaacgaaaaggaaattttgatttatgttaTATGTTCAATGTTCAAGTACatatcgaaaacgaaaatacaccgagcataaatttgcatataaatACTTATGGGAAAAGACGACATTTTATTGcttgatattattttttttgctcagtttttttgttattttattttatttttcttgctGTGGTGTTATGCGGGAGTagaaaaaagaaaggaaaagcTTACAACAACATTTCACTACGGAGTGTATCGTACCGATTTGAAGAGGTGTGCATAACTCTTTATCAtattttttctacaattttttcttctctcagATGGAAGCTGAAATTCATACACTTCGTGTTGTTTTTAGTCCTGTACGTCGTACAGAGAGCTATTAAGTTGTATGCGGTATATAATGTTGATTTATCAATTTGATAGAATCATAGAATCATCTAATCTAGTGATCGAAGTAAAGAGAAATcattctaaaataaaattatctttcGGAATAGACGTGTTTGTCTCTAAGTTATTCTTTTGTGAGTCTTTGGAAACTTCGCTGGTCCTGGAAAgtcaacaggttatgggcccaggacACAGAGAGGAAGGaggaaaattgtaaatgaagTTTTGGAATCGAAATGCGAATAGAAAACAACAGTTGGGCTGTTCCAGTGATGTTAGagttcacaaaaaaagtcaATAACAGTTGGGTTATTGCCGGTAGCAGTTGGGCTGTCGTACATGAACGAGAAGTCAATAACAGTTGGGTTATTGCCGACAATAGTTGGGTTGTCGTATCAGAATTGAGAGTCGATAGTAGAGGGCTATCGCCGACGACAGTGGGTCGTCGTCAACCGAATCAAAAGTCGATAGTAGAGGGCTATCGCCAACAGCAGTTGGGCTGTTGTATCCGCACCAAAAGTCGGCAGCAGTTGAGCTGTCGCTAATAGCAGTTGGGCTATTACATCTGAATTGAAAATCGATAGTGGAGGGCTATCGTCGATGGCAGTGGGTCATCGCAAACCGAACCAAAATCGATAGTGGAGGACTATCGTCGATGGCAGTGGGTCATCGCCAACCGAACCAAAATCGATAGTGGAGGGCTATCGTCGATGACAGTGGGTCGTCGCAATCCGAAACCGAAGTCGGCAACAGTGGGTTGTCGCAAGTCAATAAGGAGTTAATTCGTACGAACGAGAAGTCGTTGGCAGTAGGTCATCGCCAATAGCAGTGGGCTATCGTCATCAAACAAATCCAAACCGGTAGCAGTGGGCTATCGTAATCAAAGTCGATGACAGTGGGTCATTACGATAGTAGTGGGCTATCGTATCAAGCAAAATAACAATCAGAAGCATATGTTTGTTAACAACTAAATCGAATTGTTGAATTGACGGCGACGGCATTTGGGTGAATCATAATCAGTTGTCAATAGAAAGAAATTGCTACCGCCAGCATCGCGACGAATTGAGACGAATGAAAATGCGGTCAAGCATTCAAAACGGCAGAAATATTGAATTCACATGTTGTTGGAATCGCGTAGATCACGATTCGGTTACTAGTGaacaattctaaatttatAGATCGGAGTGACTCAAGGGGGTGCTAAGATTTATCAAATTGAGTAGGTGTGTTGATTTATCAATTTGATAGAATCATAGAATCATCTAATCTAGTGATCGAAGTAAAGAGAAATcattctaaaataatattatcTTTCGGAATAGACGTGTTTGTCTCTAAGTTATTCTTTTGTGAGTCTTTGGAAACTTCGCTGGTCCTGGAAAGTCAACATATAACATTATGATAAGGATTCAAGATAGTTGTTGTTTTAGAAGCGGCTAGTCACATACATGTGTgcaaatatgtgcagttgaagttttcaaccgaagacttacaatgttcttacagaaatttctcgaggtatcatttgaaaggtaactttatgtactttcgggtggtttggatgcatatgcgatgaaatatggacacTAAAACAGTTtcacttctatttcatcgtagatgcatccaaatcACATGGAATACCTATTTGGCCCAAgtgcacataaaattaccattcaaatgataccccacacgaccatgtacgttttgtggaactcgagaaatttctgtaagaacagtgtaagtcttcggttgaaaacttaaCTGGACATATTTCaatgtggatgaattttaagaggttccgagcgtacgctgaaattgtagcctacatttctgcgtttcgaaatttttgatcgctgatatctttttacgagagccctttttgaaaaatgtacgaccacattttcgagtaaaaatatgtcagctttgaataaaaaataaaattgtctgtgaaactttcatgtgctttgagaaaactgtaccaataccccaaatttgcatcaaaggtacacttttctcaaagcacatggaactttcacagacaattttattttttattcaaagctaacatatttttactcgaaaatgtggtcgtacattttttaaaaggggctctcgtaaaaagatatcagcgatcaaaaatttcgaaacgcagaaatgtaggctacaatttcagcgtacgctcggaagCTCTTAAAACCAATAGTTACCTATTCGTCTCAATAGttcatgtgattacctttctgatgacaccccacacgaccctgtacggctcgcctaactggagaaattttggtaagaaaaatgcaagttttcggtgtttgatcacctttcaccagccacacaagcttcgaagaatttttttgaaagtagttttggcttctagggtcgaagtcctttctaggtacttataaaaaattccaatataaaatgcgtccgatttcggaaggctgttttttaaaagaatccctctctaGGTAGTCTAGGTAGCTCGAGATAAGCTTTTACTTTTAGTAGGCTTCGTTTTTTCCATCGttttattcgttccacatgCATTCCATCATATAACAAAAGCAGAGAAAACGATGTTGACCGAATTTTTGACTGTGTAAAGTGTCAGAGATAATTTTCAGAGTAGCCTCGGTGTTGCGTGCTGGGAATGTGAGTCTTTTTCAGgatactgacaaaaaaatcatcgaaatgTCGTATCCAATTGTATCATAATCAAAGTCAGGCAGATATTTTGTgaatataggtttgttccaagtaactgtaaacacgaactttgacaacccgaacaacgacaatttcatccacagcaacgtcgcttaaatgatatttcatacaaatcgagcaacgtcgcttacgcgatttacacagaaatattattgaggttatggttctgtgaatgaaatttgacaattcatttggccttggaacaaacctatatatAAATTGATTGGTTGAGCCGATTAACATTAAGACATTGGGATCCAGGATACAGGGCCGGTTTGGCCCAGAGCGCTGGAGCAGTTAAGAGCGCTGAGAAAATAGAATAACGAGCGCtggaaaatagttattttccgtataaaatgcaaaattatctcgctcgctccgctcaagATAATAGTCTAAGAATAAATCCATTTAAATAGTAGCGAGCTAGCAGCAGTTGGTGAAACGTAGTTGCAATGTCGATAACGTCTGGGAACCCTAGCTTAAATCGATAAGCCGGCGCTCATACAATAAATTGCGATACtataagcatgaaaatgagcTACGAAAAGTCAAGTGGGACAACTTCGtgtataatttcaaaatttgaccaaatagACCACTTGCAATCCAATTGTTTTGGtgatcaatttaaaaaaatttaattgtacaaTAAAATGGCCGGagatttttctacaaaaatttatgagTCAATGacttaattttatatttcatttcatgtgataaaaacataaaagttGTACTTATCGTACGGGCCTACACTCACTTTCCGTTGCCAGCTTCTTTTACGGTATGTGAGCAGACCATGAATAAGTTCGATGGGAGAacgtggaaaatatttttctattgaattttatgtttaacAATAACATATGGAAATTGAAATGGTTATGTTGTAGAGTACGTGTCGATATTGAGTTTTTTTCCACTTAAATCGTGTCGATTGCAGCGGTTATCATACCGTTTCACTCTGTGTCAAAGGTGGTTAGACTCATAGATGAA
This region of Bradysia coprophila strain Holo2 chromosome IV, BU_Bcop_v1, whole genome shotgun sequence genomic DNA includes:
- the LOC119066009 gene encoding serine/threonine-protein kinase Doa-like, which translates into the protein MNHYKSTESDWDSDCDSSDCDNSDCDNSDCDNSAKKRKTQHLDESDWDSDSENSAKKSKTQDIVEYARESHSSESDWDSDCDSDNSAKRLKTQPNEPKELLTDDTGHIKWYTGQQIGDYIVETELGEGTFGRVMKVRDINTGQAAALKVVKNQPGQRKSVMDEVIALKVIGSRDDMKSCLCVHMISWFSCGGHICIAFPLLGSSVYDFMKDNHFQPFLLDEVQHIGHQLCAAVSFLHENHITHTDLKTENILFVNSSYTTVYCEERNLELKRLRSTNIRLGDFGNVVRDGEYHPEIIGTRYYRSPEVILRLDWNDTCDVWALGCILFELYSGKLLFPTEYDYEHLALMEAIIGKIPEEMTNASNTTYFKNGNLDFNWSNAEEHAQYNRRPLEDFRMDDSQYLDDLFYAMERMLQHEPTRRISSTEALTLPLWNDLH